Proteins co-encoded in one Azospirillum brasilense genomic window:
- a CDS encoding autotransporter domain-containing protein, with protein MPTRQGLLATTALHGCVGLLLFVSSPALAQFAVTGGSTVTGSQTLSGSQTGTVAVGGTLQTTGAAVTQSGTASNVVLDNAGTIRSTGGRGFDTSGGNTVRTLTLTNRAGALIQSDANDAVRINTNIISGGVTIDNAGAIRAAAPTDPASAVQGQALDLRTMNTAGVPLTVVNRATGVIEALNDDALRPGLNAAIDNAGVIRSYGANTSGGANGTADAIDAGGRTGVTVTNRSGGLISGARHGITADTDITVVNEAGGTIVGRNGSGVGSDGNGTVINRGLISGDYAGVGSIFNSSGVASTNGDGDGVDIDYIGTIVNEGTIRGTGAGGVDSGGRPNGADGIAMGGGTITNSASGVISGTGHGIMVDDGAEGAAYGATTITNAGRIESRDGPAITLIGPYANTITNSGTIAGGGGDPVAIAFGAGNDRLVIRGGAITGKVLGGGGTDALEVQLGSGGRYVIGARDVYRGFATATVGSGTLVVDGPLALGSALTVASGATLSGTGTITVPAATVAGTVMPGDGASGTLAVAGNLAFAAGSRLQVGIDPAGNATKLAVGGAATLSNGATVQVTAADGLYLTGRSYEILTASGGVTGQFGAVERLNPAPLGGGTLALSQTGTAVLLQLNPGNPFNGLRNSVNIANMDVGFAIAGAGSTDSLTLEGTSTVRADVTNLAQFQIGTSTGTATGVTLASGTQSVAATTVKANAQLAVNTRLASPTVTVERGGLLSGGGRIIGALSNAGTLSPGTSPGVLTVEGAVTNATGSTLRVEIDGPTAGTGAGFHDQVVVSGTPGTFAAGGTLAPVIRGISGDATNAFTPRLGQGFTIVTASGGVTGAFAGIAQPASGLPAGTRFDTVYGTNAITLAATPVRYGRLAAAGVSATANQSAVGAALDAVRPAAGTRPSDAAKPLFDALYPLSGQAIPAALDSLGGAVHAEAVTAARDSARLFGDAVQGRMAALRADGLAKSIAPLAPLEAERGTALGLWARALGRFANSDGDGNAAGYRQRGGGIALGADRDLSDDLTAGAAFGYQRTAVDVRGSGDRTDIDGYSAALYGTYRVGAWFVDAQAMYGFGQYDSRRVLQFGSPNAVNRSAQGDSDGHGFGAAVGTGYAVTWNGARIEPFAGLRFDRVTRDGFTETGAGALGLSVDDTDLSTLRTSLGLRTSWRLKAGEVALEPELRARWDHDFLDVAARSGARLLGASYTVSGTQPGRDAAVLGAGLTADLGNRFQAYGSYDADLRRDATGHALSAGLSYRW; from the coding sequence TCACGCAGAGCGGGACGGCCAGCAACGTGGTGCTGGACAACGCCGGCACCATCCGCTCGACCGGCGGGCGCGGCTTCGACACGTCGGGCGGCAACACGGTGCGGACGCTGACCCTGACCAACCGGGCCGGCGCGCTGATCCAGTCCGACGCCAACGACGCGGTCCGCATCAACACCAACATCATCAGCGGCGGAGTCACCATCGACAACGCCGGCGCCATCCGCGCCGCCGCCCCCACCGATCCGGCGAGCGCGGTGCAGGGCCAGGCGCTCGATCTGCGCACGATGAACACGGCGGGGGTGCCGCTGACCGTCGTCAACCGCGCCACCGGCGTGATCGAGGCGCTGAACGACGACGCGCTGCGGCCGGGCCTGAACGCGGCCATCGACAACGCGGGCGTCATCCGCAGCTATGGCGCCAACACCAGCGGCGGCGCCAACGGCACCGCCGACGCGATCGACGCCGGCGGGCGGACCGGCGTGACCGTGACCAACCGATCGGGCGGTCTGATCTCCGGCGCGCGGCACGGCATCACCGCTGACACCGACATCACCGTCGTCAACGAGGCCGGCGGCACCATCGTCGGGCGCAACGGCTCGGGCGTCGGGTCGGACGGCAACGGCACGGTCATCAACCGCGGCCTGATCTCCGGTGACTATGCCGGGGTGGGCAGCATTTTCAACAGCAGCGGCGTCGCCTCGACCAACGGCGATGGCGACGGCGTGGACATCGATTACATCGGCACCATCGTCAACGAGGGGACGATCCGCGGCACCGGGGCCGGCGGAGTCGATTCCGGCGGGCGCCCGAACGGCGCCGACGGCATCGCCATGGGCGGCGGAACCATCACCAACAGCGCCAGCGGCGTCATCTCCGGCACCGGCCACGGCATCATGGTGGACGACGGGGCGGAGGGGGCGGCCTATGGCGCCACCACCATCACCAACGCCGGGCGGATCGAGAGCCGCGACGGCCCGGCGATTACCCTGATCGGCCCCTACGCCAACACCATCACCAACTCGGGCACCATCGCGGGCGGCGGCGGCGATCCCGTCGCCATCGCCTTCGGCGCGGGCAACGACCGGCTGGTGATCCGGGGCGGCGCAATCACCGGCAAGGTGCTGGGCGGCGGCGGCACCGACGCGCTGGAGGTCCAGCTCGGCAGCGGCGGGCGATACGTCATCGGCGCGCGGGACGTCTACCGCGGCTTCGCCACCGCGACGGTCGGCAGCGGCACGCTGGTGGTCGACGGCCCGCTGGCGCTCGGCAGCGCCCTGACGGTCGCCAGCGGCGCCACGCTGTCGGGCACCGGCACCATCACCGTCCCGGCGGCCACCGTGGCGGGCACCGTGATGCCGGGCGACGGCGCGTCCGGAACGCTGGCGGTGGCGGGCAACCTCGCCTTCGCCGCCGGCTCCCGCCTCCAGGTCGGCATCGACCCCGCCGGCAACGCCACGAAGCTGGCGGTCGGCGGGGCGGCCACGCTGTCGAACGGCGCCACCGTCCAGGTGACGGCGGCCGACGGGCTGTACCTGACCGGGCGCAGCTACGAGATCCTGACCGCGTCGGGCGGCGTGACCGGCCAGTTCGGCGCCGTCGAGCGGCTGAACCCGGCACCGCTCGGCGGCGGCACGCTGGCGCTGAGCCAGACCGGCACCGCCGTCCTGCTCCAGCTCAATCCCGGCAACCCGTTCAACGGGCTGCGCAACAGCGTCAACATCGCCAACATGGACGTCGGCTTCGCCATCGCCGGGGCGGGCAGCACCGACAGCCTGACGCTGGAAGGAACCTCCACCGTCCGCGCCGACGTCACGAACCTCGCCCAGTTCCAGATCGGCACGAGCACCGGCACGGCGACGGGCGTGACGCTGGCCTCCGGCACGCAGTCGGTCGCCGCAACGACGGTGAAGGCGAACGCCCAGCTTGCCGTCAACACGCGCCTTGCCAGCCCGACCGTCACCGTGGAGCGTGGCGGCCTGTTGTCGGGCGGCGGGCGGATCATCGGCGCGCTGAGCAACGCCGGCACGCTCAGCCCCGGCACCTCGCCGGGCGTCCTGACCGTCGAGGGCGCCGTCACCAACGCCACCGGATCGACCCTGCGCGTTGAGATCGACGGGCCGACCGCCGGAACCGGCGCCGGCTTCCACGATCAGGTGGTGGTCTCCGGCACGCCCGGCACCTTCGCCGCCGGCGGCACGCTGGCACCGGTCATCCGCGGCATCAGCGGCGACGCCACCAACGCCTTCACGCCGCGCCTCGGCCAGGGCTTCACCATCGTCACCGCCAGCGGGGGCGTGACCGGCGCCTTCGCCGGCATCGCGCAGCCCGCCAGCGGCCTGCCCGCCGGAACGCGGTTCGACACCGTCTACGGCACCAACGCCATCACCCTCGCCGCCACACCGGTCCGCTACGGCCGGCTGGCGGCGGCGGGCGTGTCGGCCACGGCGAACCAGTCGGCGGTCGGCGCCGCGCTGGACGCCGTCCGCCCGGCCGCCGGCACCCGGCCGTCGGACGCGGCCAAGCCGCTGTTCGATGCCCTCTACCCGCTGTCCGGCCAAGCCATCCCCGCGGCGCTCGACAGCCTGGGCGGCGCCGTCCATGCGGAGGCCGTAACCGCTGCCCGCGATTCCGCCCGCCTGTTCGGAGACGCGGTGCAGGGCCGCATGGCCGCGCTGCGCGCGGACGGCCTCGCCAAGTCCATCGCCCCCCTCGCCCCCCTGGAGGCGGAGCGCGGGACGGCGCTCGGCCTGTGGGCGCGGGCGTTGGGCCGCTTCGCCAATTCCGACGGCGACGGCAACGCCGCCGGCTACCGGCAGCGCGGCGGCGGCATCGCGCTTGGCGCCGACCGCGACCTCTCCGATGATCTGACCGCCGGCGCCGCCTTCGGCTACCAGCGCACGGCGGTTGATGTGCGGGGCAGCGGCGACCGAACGGACATCGACGGCTACAGCGCGGCGCTCTACGGCACCTACCGCGTCGGCGCGTGGTTCGTCGATGCCCAGGCCATGTACGGCTTTGGCCAGTACGACAGCCGCCGCGTCCTTCAGTTCGGTTCTCCGAATGCCGTGAACCGCAGCGCCCAGGGCGACAGCGATGGCCACGGGTTCGGGGCCGCCGTCGGCACCGGCTACGCCGTCACCTGGAACGGCGCCCGCATCGAGCCCTTCGCCGGGCTCCGCTTCGACCGGGTGACCCGCGACGGCTTCACCGAAACCGGCGCCGGCGCGCTGGGCCTGTCGGTGGACGACACCGACCTGAGCACGCTGCGGACCAGCCTGGGCCTGCGGACGAGCTGGCGCCTGAAGGCCGGCGAAGTGGCGCTGGAGCCCGAGTTGCGTGCCCGCTGGGACCACGACTTCCTCGACGTCGCCGCGCGCAGCGGCGCCCGACTGCTCGGCGCCTCCTACACGGTGTCGGGCACCCAGCCGGGGCGCGACGCCGCGGTGCTGGGGGCAGGCCTGACGGCCGATCTGGGCAACCGCTTCCAGGCCTATGGCAGCTACGACGCCGACTTGCGCCGCGACGCCACCGGTCACGCGCTGAGCGCCGGCCTGAGCTACCGCTGGTGA
- a CDS encoding C-terminal binding protein codes for MTMGKRASFVVGITDHMIPPPDLEAAVLDGCAEVDFLDTRREEDLDPERLARLDALLVWSTRIGPATVAKLPRCRVVVRFGVGYDKVDVAALDAAGIPFCNNPDYGTEEVADHAVSLLLSLQRRLWEHDARARGYSTTWQANTLTPLRRSSAATVGVVGVGRIGTAVVNRLKPFGYRILGYDPQQPAGHEKAVGYRRVRRLDELLAESDIVTFHCPLTPETRGLIDADFLAKLKPGALLVNTARGEMFAGLDPLEAALRSGQVAAVGTDVLPTEPPAPHPLLDAWRRREPWLEGRLVVTPHNAFHSDEAAIEMRRNAAETARLFLEDGVLRNRILP; via the coding sequence ATGACCATGGGCAAGCGTGCATCTTTCGTCGTCGGAATCACCGACCACATGATCCCCCCGCCGGACCTCGAGGCGGCGGTTCTGGACGGCTGCGCCGAGGTGGATTTCCTCGACACGCGCCGCGAAGAGGATCTGGACCCGGAGCGTCTGGCCCGGCTGGACGCGCTGCTGGTGTGGAGCACCCGCATCGGTCCGGCGACGGTCGCCAAACTGCCGCGCTGCCGCGTCGTCGTGCGGTTCGGTGTCGGCTACGACAAGGTCGACGTGGCGGCGCTGGACGCCGCGGGCATTCCCTTCTGCAACAACCCGGATTACGGGACGGAGGAGGTGGCCGACCACGCCGTCTCCCTGCTGCTCTCCCTGCAGCGCCGCCTGTGGGAGCATGACGCCCGCGCCCGCGGCTACAGCACGACGTGGCAGGCCAACACGCTGACGCCGCTGCGGCGCTCCAGCGCGGCGACGGTCGGCGTCGTCGGCGTGGGGCGGATCGGCACTGCGGTGGTGAACCGGCTGAAGCCCTTCGGCTACCGCATCCTCGGCTACGATCCGCAGCAGCCCGCCGGGCACGAGAAGGCGGTCGGCTACCGCCGCGTTCGCCGGCTCGACGAGCTGCTGGCCGAATCCGACATCGTGACCTTCCATTGCCCGCTGACGCCGGAAACCCGCGGCCTGATCGACGCGGACTTCCTGGCGAAGCTGAAGCCCGGCGCCCTTCTGGTGAACACGGCGCGCGGCGAGATGTTCGCCGGGCTGGACCCGCTGGAGGCGGCGCTGCGCAGCGGGCAGGTCGCCGCGGTGGGGACGGACGTGCTGCCGACCGAACCGCCCGCCCCTCACCCGCTGCTGGACGCTTGGCGCCGGCGGGAGCCCTGGCTGGAAGGCCGTCTCGTGGTCACGCCGCACAACGCCTTCCATTCCGACGAGGCCGCGATCGAGATGCGCCGCAACGCCGCCGAGACCGCCCGTTTGTTCCTGGAGGACGGGGTCCTGCGCAACCGCATCCTGCCCTGA
- a CDS encoding FAD/NAD(P)-binding protein, giving the protein MSMPSHDTAHSIAIVGAGFTGSILAAHLLRKAEEPTRIHLIERAGTLGTGLAYSTDSAAHLLNVRAYNMSAYPDDPRHFLRWLWAKDLGGDVPPSGHAFVSRRLYGEYIQDVLREAQAEAPAHVTLDTVRAEVVDAAVEGEVRLRLADGTSLTVDRAVLCVGHFPPSPPRVAAPEVFASERFIGDPWNREAVAAIDPDAPVLILGTGLTMVDVVLSLENQGHRGPILALSRRGLLPTTHLETRPFKSFVHPQTMPGTVLDVLIALKADVRRAREEGLDWRAAFDSLRPFHPLIWKHLPLEERQRFLRHARPYWEVHRHRMAPEVAARIEALRESGRLTVRAGRLQALALTPEGVEATVRARGAEDALWTRTVGAIVNATGTECDFGRIRHPLMRALLQQGLARPDPLRLGLDVTEEGALIGEGGAVSERLFALGPVSRAPFWEMTAVPELRSQCADAALALARRSVENRLSV; this is encoded by the coding sequence ATGAGCATGCCGTCCCACGACACCGCGCACAGCATCGCCATCGTCGGCGCCGGCTTCACCGGCAGTATCCTGGCGGCCCACCTTCTGCGCAAGGCGGAGGAGCCGACGCGCATCCATCTGATCGAACGCGCCGGCACTCTGGGCACCGGGCTGGCCTATTCCACCGACAGCGCCGCGCATCTGCTGAACGTGCGCGCCTACAACATGAGCGCCTATCCCGACGACCCGCGCCATTTCCTGCGCTGGCTGTGGGCGAAGGACCTCGGCGGCGACGTGCCGCCCAGCGGCCACGCCTTCGTGTCGCGCCGGCTCTACGGCGAGTATATCCAGGACGTGCTGCGCGAGGCCCAGGCGGAAGCTCCCGCCCATGTGACGCTCGACACGGTGCGGGCAGAGGTGGTGGATGCGGCGGTGGAGGGCGAAGTCCGGTTGCGCCTTGCCGACGGGACGAGCCTCACGGTGGACCGGGCGGTGCTTTGCGTCGGGCATTTTCCGCCTTCGCCGCCGCGCGTCGCGGCGCCGGAGGTCTTCGCGTCGGAGCGCTTCATCGGCGATCCTTGGAACCGGGAGGCCGTCGCCGCCATCGATCCGGACGCGCCGGTGCTGATCCTCGGCACCGGGCTGACGATGGTCGATGTGGTGCTGTCCCTGGAGAACCAGGGCCATCGCGGCCCGATCCTGGCGCTGTCGCGCCGCGGGCTGCTGCCCACCACCCATCTGGAGACGCGCCCCTTCAAGAGCTTCGTCCATCCCCAGACGATGCCCGGCACGGTGCTGGACGTGCTGATCGCCTTGAAGGCCGACGTCCGTCGCGCGCGGGAGGAGGGATTGGACTGGCGGGCCGCCTTCGATTCCCTGCGGCCCTTCCACCCGCTGATCTGGAAGCACTTGCCGCTGGAGGAGCGGCAGCGCTTCCTGCGCCACGCCCGGCCCTATTGGGAGGTGCACCGCCACCGCATGGCGCCGGAGGTGGCCGCCCGGATCGAGGCGCTGCGCGAGAGCGGGCGGCTGACCGTCCGGGCCGGGCGTCTTCAGGCTCTGGCCTTGACCCCCGAGGGGGTGGAGGCGACGGTCCGCGCGCGGGGCGCCGAAGACGCGCTCTGGACACGCACGGTGGGCGCCATCGTCAACGCGACCGGCACCGAGTGCGACTTCGGGCGCATCCGCCATCCGCTGATGCGCGCCTTGCTCCAGCAGGGTCTGGCCCGTCCCGACCCGCTGCGCCTCGGCCTCGACGTCACCGAGGAGGGGGCGCTGATCGGGGAGGGCGGGGCGGTGTCCGAGCGCCTCTTCGCGCTCGGCCCGGTCAGCCGCGCGCCCTTCTGGGAAATGACGGCGGTTCCGGAACTGCGCAGCCAGTGCGCGGACGCCGCGCTGGCCCTCGCCCGTCGCAGCGTAGAAAACCGGCTTTCTGTATAA
- a CDS encoding alpha/beta hydrolase, translating to MPDTILRSAADRLDPQVIAMNEAAVRLGAAPADPLSLPLAEARAAAERYHAFLNGPAPLPADVMEVTAEGPAGPLALRLYRPAGRGTERLPVLVYFHGGGFVVNSVDTHDGLLRLLARHAGAVVCAVRYSLAPERRFPHQHEEALAALRWVATAGAAQGIDPERIAVGGDSAGANLALGLALAARAPGAPRVSFGLLFYGMFAHDFDTLSHRRFGDGRYGLTTERMRWYWRQYLGDATPDDPRAAPLLADLRGLPPLLLLAADLDCLRDDTLRLAERLAEAGVPHRLAVYDGLPHSFATATRLVDRAQDAVLQAALALRRHLNA from the coding sequence ATGCCGGACACGATCTTGCGGTCCGCTGCGGACCGCCTGGATCCGCAGGTGATCGCCATGAACGAGGCGGCGGTCCGCCTCGGCGCCGCCCCCGCCGATCCCTTGAGCCTTCCGCTCGCCGAGGCCCGCGCGGCGGCGGAGCGTTACCACGCCTTTCTGAACGGACCCGCGCCGCTTCCCGCGGACGTCATGGAGGTGACGGCGGAGGGCCCCGCCGGTCCCTTGGCGTTGCGGCTCTACCGCCCGGCGGGCCGCGGGACGGAGCGCCTGCCTGTCCTGGTCTATTTCCACGGCGGCGGCTTCGTCGTGAACAGCGTGGACACCCACGACGGACTGCTGCGGCTGCTCGCCCGGCACGCCGGCGCCGTGGTCTGCGCGGTGCGCTACAGCCTGGCGCCGGAGCGCCGCTTCCCGCACCAGCATGAGGAGGCGCTGGCCGCCCTGCGCTGGGTGGCCACGGCCGGGGCGGCGCAGGGCATCGACCCGGAGCGGATCGCGGTGGGCGGCGATTCCGCCGGCGCCAACCTCGCGCTCGGCCTCGCCCTGGCCGCCCGCGCGCCGGGAGCGCCGCGGGTGTCCTTCGGGCTGCTGTTCTACGGCATGTTCGCCCATGACTTCGACACCCTGTCGCACCGCCGATTCGGCGACGGGCGGTACGGGCTGACCACGGAGCGGATGCGCTGGTACTGGCGGCAGTATCTCGGCGACGCCACCCCCGACGATCCGCGCGCCGCTCCGCTACTGGCAGACCTGCGTGGCCTGCCGCCGCTGCTCCTTCTGGCCGCGGACCTCGACTGCCTGCGTGACGACACGCTCCGCCTGGCGGAGCGGCTGGCCGAGGCGGGGGTTCCGCACCGGCTCGCCGTCTATGACGGGCTGCCCCATTCCTTCGCCACCGCGACCCGGCTGGTCGATCGCGCGCAGGACGCCGTCCTGCAGGCCGCGCTGGCGCTGCGCCGCCACCTCAACGCCTGA